A genomic stretch from Terriglobus sp. RCC_193 includes:
- the ilvC gene encoding ketol-acid reductoisomerase gives MGNSDNTITHASVAATTLLDTHGKGQTNIMAKTYYDQDADLSLIQAKKVAVIGYGSQGHAHALNLKDSGVDVKIGLRPTSKGAEKAKAAGLEVLSVADAAKWADVIMVLVPDQTAAAVYKEVEPGLSAGKTLMFAHGFNIRFRTITPPADVDVSLVAPKSPGHRVREVFTEGGGVPGLVAVEQDASGNALALALSYAKGIGCTRAGVLQTTFTEETETDLFGEQAVLCGGTAALVKAGFETLVEAGYQPELAYFEVLHELKLIVDLMYRGGLEYMRYSISDTAEWGDYVTGPRIVTPEVKKAMKSVLDDIQSGAFAERFIADQNSGRKEFEAFRQQDRNHPIEKVGAELRKSMPFLDPVKVENGAVVKA, from the coding sequence ATCGGAAATTCCGATAACACCATCACGCACGCGTCGGTAGCGGCGACTACACTTTTAGATACACACGGCAAAGGACAGACAAACATCATGGCAAAGACTTACTACGATCAGGACGCAGACCTTTCCCTTATCCAGGCGAAGAAGGTCGCTGTTATTGGCTATGGCTCGCAGGGCCACGCACATGCGCTGAACCTGAAGGACAGCGGCGTAGATGTAAAGATTGGTCTCCGCCCGACAAGCAAGGGTGCGGAGAAGGCAAAGGCGGCTGGGCTGGAAGTACTCTCCGTGGCCGACGCTGCAAAGTGGGCTGACGTGATCATGGTGCTGGTTCCTGATCAGACCGCGGCCGCTGTGTACAAGGAAGTGGAGCCGGGCCTGAGCGCAGGCAAGACGCTGATGTTTGCGCACGGATTCAACATCCGTTTTCGCACCATCACGCCTCCTGCAGACGTCGACGTGTCGCTGGTCGCACCGAAGTCGCCGGGCCATCGCGTGCGCGAAGTGTTCACCGAAGGTGGTGGTGTTCCGGGCCTGGTTGCTGTGGAACAGGATGCCAGTGGCAACGCGCTTGCACTCGCACTGTCGTATGCCAAGGGCATTGGCTGCACCCGCGCGGGCGTTCTGCAAACCACCTTCACGGAAGAGACCGAGACCGATCTCTTTGGCGAGCAGGCTGTTCTGTGCGGTGGTACCGCTGCACTGGTAAAGGCTGGCTTTGAGACGTTGGTGGAAGCTGGCTATCAGCCCGAACTGGCGTACTTCGAAGTGCTGCACGAACTGAAGCTCATCGTCGACCTGATGTACCGCGGCGGCCTGGAGTACATGCGTTACTCCATCTCCGATACGGCAGAGTGGGGCGATTACGTCACCGGCCCGCGCATTGTGACGCCGGAAGTGAAGAAGGCTATGAAGTCTGTGCTGGACGACATTCAATCCGGTGCATTCGCAGAGCGCTTCATTGCAGACCAGAACAGCGGCCGCAAGGAGTTCGAGGCTTTCCGTCAGCAGGACCGTAACCACCCCATCGAGAAGGTTGGCGCAGAGCTCCGCAAGAGCATGCCGTTCCTGGATCCGGTGAAAGTGGAAAACGGCGCAGTCGTAAAAGCATAA
- a CDS encoding GntR family transcriptional regulator codes for MTPFRVRLQPGQPIHEQVVYAATRAIVAGHLRPGDLFPSVRALSRDLSINPNTAHKVISQLIADGLLQAVPGIGTLVAEPPRSTASQRTDLLGKQMEELVVEAKRLSIPLEDVTAALEKHWNRLFPGDAE; via the coding sequence GTGACACCGTTTCGCGTACGCCTGCAACCCGGCCAACCTATCCACGAACAAGTGGTCTATGCCGCTACGCGTGCGATTGTGGCAGGTCATCTTCGTCCCGGCGACCTCTTCCCTTCCGTGCGTGCGCTGTCCCGCGATCTTTCCATCAATCCAAATACTGCGCACAAGGTCATCAGCCAGTTGATTGCCGATGGTCTGCTGCAGGCCGTGCCCGGTATCGGCACATTGGTCGCTGAGCCTCCGCGTTCCACGGCATCGCAACGCACAGACCTGCTGGGCAAGCAGATGGAAGAACTTGTGGTGGAAGCAAAGCGTCTCTCCATCCCGCTGGAAGACGTAACCGCAGCACTAGAAAAACATTGGAACCGACTCTTTCCCGGAGATGCCGAATGA
- a CDS encoding alpha/beta hydrolase, whose protein sequence is MGLGRWVCAISLFALVPCASFSQQHTLPLWPNGNPEPTTITGPEIDPTTDANRIVSGKVTVRITNVSKPTLSVYLPLKEKNTGAAALVLPGGAYIRLAWNLEGTEVCDWLNSIGMTCLLVKYRVPETGHYPDNVEDLEDAQQAMRIARAHAAEWGIDPQRIGAIGFSAGAHLAAALSTHSDFQGKNIPPSTADAKPDFQMLLYPGWLNGADGKVNPTVKPVTDTPPTFLVMAEDDYTAHVENALVYFQALKDAKVPAELHLFTQGGHGFGLRPTELSISHWPTLAETWLHTIHILGTPGPVPRP, encoded by the coding sequence ATGGGTCTTGGACGTTGGGTTTGTGCCATTTCATTGTTTGCACTCGTGCCTTGTGCATCGTTCAGTCAACAGCACACACTGCCGCTCTGGCCCAATGGCAATCCTGAACCGACGACGATCACAGGTCCAGAGATTGACCCCACCACGGACGCAAACCGCATTGTCTCCGGCAAGGTGACAGTCCGCATCACCAACGTGAGCAAGCCGACACTCTCCGTCTATCTCCCACTCAAGGAGAAGAACACCGGAGCTGCAGCGTTGGTGCTCCCCGGTGGAGCTTACATCCGTCTGGCATGGAATCTGGAAGGCACGGAGGTCTGCGACTGGCTGAACTCCATCGGCATGACGTGCCTTCTGGTGAAGTATCGCGTGCCGGAAACTGGCCATTACCCTGACAACGTGGAAGACCTGGAAGACGCGCAGCAAGCCATGCGCATCGCACGTGCGCATGCTGCGGAGTGGGGCATTGATCCGCAGCGCATTGGTGCGATTGGATTCTCGGCAGGAGCACATCTTGCAGCAGCGTTGAGTACACATTCAGATTTTCAAGGGAAGAACATTCCACCATCCACTGCGGATGCCAAACCAGATTTTCAAATGCTGCTCTATCCGGGTTGGCTGAATGGCGCAGATGGCAAAGTGAATCCCACGGTAAAGCCGGTAACCGATACGCCTCCAACGTTTCTGGTGATGGCAGAGGATGACTACACCGCACACGTTGAAAATGCTCTGGTGTATTTTCAAGCACTCAAAGACGCGAAGGTGCCGGCAGAGTTGCATCTGTTTACGCAGGGTGGTCACGGCTTTGGTCTGCGTCCGACGGAGCTATCCATCTCGCATTGGCCCACGCTGGCTGAAACGTGGCTGCACACCATTCACATTCTGGGCACGCCGGGTCCGGTTCCCCGTCCATAA
- a CDS encoding ABC transporter ATP-binding protein, whose product MTLDAVIQTHQLTMRFGKHIALAPLDLTIPRGSVYALAGHNGAGKTTLLKLLLNVLHPTSGSVTLLGTDSTKLTSEMFTRVGYVAEGQEMPEWMTVRGFMDYLRPFYPTWEEGSLLSDLDLPEDRRIRDLSRGMRMKLALASVLAFRPELILMDEPFSGLDPLVRDELTRTLIDRLATEDGTPPTVLISTHDLAEIEPVATHAAMLHNGCLMFAEPLDTLLDRFREVTVTLSDSAPVQYTFPRDWMCPESSGAVVRFVHANGSSASLQDEVRSALPSTQTIESTSIGLREIFLAVTRTQRSAA is encoded by the coding sequence ATGACATTGGATGCCGTTATTCAGACGCACCAACTCACCATGCGCTTTGGCAAGCACATCGCGCTTGCGCCGCTGGATCTGACTATTCCGCGAGGATCGGTGTATGCGCTGGCAGGCCACAATGGCGCAGGTAAAACGACCCTGCTGAAGCTCTTGCTGAATGTTCTTCATCCCACATCGGGTTCTGTGACGTTGCTTGGAACTGATTCCACAAAGCTCACCAGCGAGATGTTCACGCGTGTAGGTTATGTGGCCGAGGGCCAGGAGATGCCGGAGTGGATGACGGTGCGCGGCTTCATGGATTATCTGCGCCCTTTCTATCCAACGTGGGAAGAAGGTTCGCTGCTAAGCGATCTCGATCTGCCGGAAGACCGCCGCATCCGTGATCTCTCGCGCGGTATGCGCATGAAGCTGGCACTGGCCAGCGTACTTGCGTTTCGTCCCGAACTCATCCTGATGGACGAACCCTTCTCCGGACTCGATCCGCTGGTGCGCGACGAACTGACACGCACATTGATTGATCGCCTTGCTACGGAAGATGGAACCCCGCCAACGGTGCTGATCTCCACGCACGACCTCGCAGAGATTGAACCTGTCGCCACGCACGCAGCCATGTTGCACAACGGTTGCCTGATGTTCGCAGAGCCTTTGGATACATTGCTGGATCGCTTCCGCGAAGTTACCGTAACGCTCTCTGACAGCGCACCTGTGCAGTACACATTCCCACGTGACTGGATGTGCCCGGAGAGCTCCGGAGCAGTGGTGCGCTTCGTTCATGCCAATGGAAGCTCTGCGTCATTGCAGGATGAAGTCCGCAGCGCATTGCCTTCCACGCAGACGATTGAATCCACGTCCATCGGGCTGCGCGAGATCTTTCTGGCGGTAACTCGCACGCAACGGAGCGCCGCATGA
- a CDS encoding DHA2 family efflux MFS transporter permease subunit yields MDSEAVAASSQPIAKRPAVNPWVVALTVTLATFMELLDTSIANVSLPHIAGGLGRSFDEVTWVLTTYLVANAVVLPMSAWLSRVFGRKNYYMACVALFTVTSLLCGIAPSLPFMLMARILQGVGGGGLAPVEQAILVDTFPPAKRASAFALYTVAIVTAPAIGPVLGGWITDNYNWRWVFLINIPIGILSLYLTGRFVHDPESFAAERATVHGPDGRLKVDGIGIGLIGLGSAALEVLLDRGQIDDWFGSPFIVWMAIAAVACLSTAVIWELRQADPVIDFRLLKTRNFAIACAFYFLFGVGLFASTTLIPQILQSLYGYRAIDAGLVLGPGAFVITVLAPVGAQLVQRRIIHPRTLLFGAVTVVGLSFIHYSRFTLQTDYAHYAWARALQGLGYAFFFVPLTMLAYSELKPDQNNRASSLTNFFRNWGGSFGIAFATTLAERRENLHQSNVGSWLNGSSSALQNAVKSTAAYLQTHGFSHADATAAAYARVYEQLQAQSQLLAFMDCFFLIGVMTLAAVPLLFLVRNFKVGGGGDGAH; encoded by the coding sequence ATGGACTCCGAAGCTGTGGCCGCTTCTTCACAGCCTATTGCAAAGCGGCCCGCTGTGAACCCATGGGTTGTGGCATTGACGGTGACTCTGGCGACCTTCATGGAACTGCTGGATACGTCGATTGCGAATGTATCGTTACCGCATATTGCGGGCGGCCTGGGACGGAGCTTCGATGAAGTCACCTGGGTACTGACTACCTACCTGGTGGCAAACGCGGTAGTTCTGCCGATGTCGGCGTGGCTTAGCCGCGTCTTCGGCCGCAAGAACTATTACATGGCATGTGTTGCGCTGTTTACCGTTACGTCTTTACTGTGCGGCATCGCTCCCAGTCTGCCGTTCATGCTGATGGCGCGGATCTTACAGGGAGTGGGTGGAGGTGGGTTGGCGCCGGTGGAACAGGCCATTCTGGTGGACACGTTTCCCCCGGCCAAGCGAGCATCGGCCTTCGCTCTTTACACGGTCGCCATTGTGACAGCACCTGCCATTGGTCCGGTGCTGGGTGGCTGGATCACGGACAACTATAACTGGCGCTGGGTCTTCCTCATCAACATCCCCATCGGCATTCTTTCGCTCTATCTCACTGGCCGCTTTGTGCATGATCCCGAGAGCTTCGCCGCGGAACGTGCAACAGTACACGGCCCCGATGGGCGTTTGAAAGTCGATGGAATTGGCATTGGCCTTATCGGGCTTGGATCGGCAGCGCTGGAAGTGCTGTTGGACCGTGGGCAGATCGACGACTGGTTCGGCTCGCCGTTCATTGTATGGATGGCGATTGCCGCGGTGGCGTGTCTCAGTACTGCGGTGATATGGGAGTTACGACAGGCTGATCCCGTAATCGATTTTCGCCTGTTGAAGACGCGGAACTTCGCCATCGCATGTGCTTTTTATTTTCTGTTCGGTGTGGGCCTGTTTGCATCGACAACTCTCATACCGCAGATACTTCAGTCTCTCTACGGATATCGTGCCATTGATGCGGGACTCGTCCTCGGGCCAGGCGCGTTTGTGATCACCGTTCTTGCACCCGTCGGTGCGCAGCTTGTGCAGCGGCGCATCATTCATCCACGCACACTTCTGTTCGGTGCAGTCACGGTAGTTGGGTTGTCGTTTATTCACTACAGTCGCTTCACCCTCCAGACGGACTACGCACATTACGCATGGGCACGTGCATTGCAGGGATTGGGTTACGCCTTCTTCTTTGTGCCGTTGACGATGCTGGCGTATTCCGAACTGAAACCTGACCAAAACAACCGCGCGTCCAGCCTGACTAACTTTTTTCGTAACTGGGGCGGCTCATTTGGAATTGCCTTCGCAACTACGCTGGCAGAACGACGCGAGAATCTGCATCAGAGCAACGTGGGTTCCTGGTTGAACGGCTCATCCTCTGCCTTGCAAAATGCTGTGAAGTCAACCGCTGCTTACCTGCAGACGCACGGCTTTTCACATGCCGATGCCACTGCTGCAGCGTATGCGCGCGTCTACGAACAATTGCAGGCACAAAGCCAGTTACTGGCATTTATGGATTGCTTCTTCCTCATCGGTGTCATGACGCTGGCCGCCGTGCCGCTGTTGTTCCTGGTGCGAAACTTCAAGGTTGGCGGTGGCGGTGATGGCGCGCATTAG
- a CDS encoding transposase, which translates to MQIIDHVLLHVIFSTQRQKPVLKDDALRAAVHAAIRDRLSHSENVCLAVGGTADHVHVALYLSRKMTVHKLVDHLKKVTVPVIRQSGEPNAFFKWQQSYMAFSVGLADRDALIHYVQTQEEVHRTRTFQQELLAMFAKYDVGFDERFVWK; encoded by the coding sequence ATGCAGATCATTGATCATGTGTTGCTGCACGTGATCTTCAGCACGCAGCGGCAGAAGCCTGTGCTGAAGGACGATGCGCTTCGCGCCGCTGTGCATGCGGCCATTCGCGACAGACTCAGTCATTCCGAGAACGTTTGTCTTGCCGTCGGCGGAACAGCGGATCATGTTCACGTCGCGCTGTATCTTTCGCGCAAGATGACCGTGCACAAACTTGTCGATCATTTGAAGAAGGTCACGGTTCCCGTCATTCGTCAGAGCGGGGAACCGAACGCCTTCTTCAAATGGCAACAGAGTTACATGGCCTTCTCGGTCGGCCTTGCGGACCGCGATGCGCTCATCCATTACGTGCAAACGCAGGAAGAAGTCCATCGCACGCGAACCTTCCAGCAGGAACTGCTGGCCATGTTCGCGAAGTACGATGTTGGCTTCGACGAGCGCTTTGTGTGGAAGTGA
- a CDS encoding sensor histidine kinase translates to MATAAVANPADGVLSGDDLIFAQLAPEQPTSIPDRVAALRRVKALDTLSHDDLVWLAEHGTERKAHDGTLIFHGGSPVHHMTILLQGEVHVRRASGPVAFFIGRSGSVTGKLPFSRMKSYGGDGYAAGEVWTLDFEESSFPEMLQAVPGLTQIVVSTLLDRTREVTRMEQQAEKLNALGKLAANLSHELNNPASAARSASNNLWTELRNYGYQKFRLGALCIGGDTKVAYNEWIASMQHLMQPDGRPQRSDAVDVAAREDVLLRWMEAHQIEDAWRIAPVLAETIIETTHLDSLADVLQGEALTVALASFASGMNAERMTDAVIDSTRRIFELITAIRGYSYMDQAPIQEIDLREALDNTLAMLTSRLGPVEVDRCYGEEVPQILAYGGELNQVWTALIENALDAMGLCEASYTPKLTLRTSLSGSTVLVEVCDNGPGIAPEIGSRIFEPFFTTKGIGQALGLGLDTANRIVTKHKGQLSVLHSKPGDTCIQVRLPIEQTGAY, encoded by the coding sequence ATGGCAACCGCCGCAGTCGCCAACCCGGCCGACGGTGTCCTTTCTGGGGATGACCTGATCTTTGCGCAGCTCGCACCGGAACAGCCTACGAGTATTCCGGATCGTGTCGCGGCGCTGCGTCGTGTAAAGGCTCTGGATACCCTCAGCCACGACGATCTTGTGTGGCTGGCCGAACACGGCACAGAACGCAAAGCCCATGATGGCACGCTCATCTTCCACGGCGGCTCTCCGGTCCACCACATGACTATCCTGCTGCAGGGCGAGGTGCATGTGCGCCGTGCCAGCGGTCCTGTCGCCTTCTTCATTGGCCGCAGCGGCTCTGTCACAGGCAAACTTCCCTTCAGCCGCATGAAGAGCTACGGCGGCGACGGCTATGCCGCAGGCGAAGTATGGACACTGGATTTTGAAGAGAGTTCATTTCCGGAGATGCTGCAGGCTGTTCCCGGGCTTACGCAGATCGTGGTTTCCACGCTGCTGGATCGCACGCGTGAAGTCACACGCATGGAACAGCAGGCGGAGAAGCTGAATGCGCTCGGCAAACTCGCCGCAAATCTATCGCATGAACTGAACAATCCCGCTTCTGCAGCGCGTTCCGCGTCCAACAATCTGTGGACGGAACTACGCAACTACGGCTACCAGAAGTTTCGTCTCGGTGCACTTTGCATCGGCGGTGATACCAAGGTCGCGTACAACGAATGGATCGCCTCGATGCAGCATCTGATGCAGCCCGACGGCAGGCCGCAGCGTTCGGATGCTGTGGATGTTGCCGCTCGTGAAGATGTTCTGCTGCGCTGGATGGAAGCGCACCAGATAGAAGATGCGTGGCGCATTGCTCCAGTCCTGGCAGAGACCATCATTGAAACCACGCATCTGGATTCTCTTGCCGACGTGCTTCAGGGTGAAGCTCTTACCGTTGCACTGGCATCCTTTGCCTCAGGCATGAATGCCGAACGCATGACAGATGCAGTGATTGACTCCACGCGCCGCATCTTCGAATTGATCACCGCCATCCGTGGCTATTCCTACATGGATCAGGCTCCCATCCAGGAGATTGATCTGCGTGAGGCACTGGACAATACGCTGGCCATGCTCACTTCTCGACTGGGCCCTGTCGAAGTGGATCGCTGCTATGGCGAAGAGGTACCGCAGATCCTGGCCTATGGCGGCGAACTGAATCAGGTGTGGACTGCACTGATTGAAAATGCGCTGGACGCGATGGGACTGTGCGAAGCATCCTACACGCCGAAGCTGACGCTGCGCACATCGCTCAGTGGCAGCACGGTACTGGTGGAAGTCTGTGACAACGGTCCCGGCATTGCCCCGGAGATTGGTTCACGCATCTTCGAACCCTTCTTCACCACCAAGGGCATCGGACAGGCACTTGGGCTGGGACTGGATACTGCAAATCGCATTGTGACGAAGCACAAGGGCCAACTCAGCGTGCTGCACAGCAAACCCGGCGATACCTGCATCCAGGTCCGTCTGCCCATCGAACAAACCGGCGCTTACTAA
- the ilvN gene encoding acetolactate synthase small subunit, whose amino-acid sequence MLHTFIAHVDNRPGVLTRVASLFRRLNINIVSLTVGETEREDVSRMTIVCDAPENAAFRVKASLYKLEITRDVDEVGRSEAVIRELCLVKVAAGPNAPHGVHSRTQIFELAQVFRARIVDLAPESVMLEMTGSASKIEGLIQVLRESDYEILEVSRTGRMAMRRGQHSGKVMKALGSKAHQTVFQINDPGELDPMDALPNQFAEHDV is encoded by the coding sequence ATGCTTCATACCTTCATCGCACACGTTGATAACCGGCCGGGCGTTCTCACGCGCGTGGCTTCCCTGTTCCGCCGCCTCAACATCAACATTGTTTCGCTGACCGTAGGCGAGACGGAGCGTGAAGATGTTTCGCGCATGACCATTGTCTGCGACGCGCCGGAGAATGCCGCGTTCCGCGTGAAGGCATCGCTGTACAAACTGGAGATTACGCGCGACGTGGACGAGGTGGGCCGCAGCGAGGCTGTTATCCGCGAGCTTTGCCTGGTCAAGGTAGCTGCTGGGCCCAATGCGCCGCATGGTGTGCACTCGCGTACGCAGATCTTCGAACTGGCGCAGGTTTTCCGTGCGCGCATTGTCGATCTTGCTCCAGAGAGCGTCATGCTGGAGATGACTGGCAGCGCCAGCAAGATTGAAGGTCTGATCCAGGTATTGCGTGAGAGCGATTACGAGATCCTCGAAGTCAGCCGCACTGGCCGCATGGCCATGCGTCGCGGCCAGCACAGCGGCAAGGTAATGAAGGCGCTGGGCAGCAAAGCACATCAGACTGTTTTCCAGATCAACGACCCAGGCGAGCTGGATCCCATGGATGCGCTGCCGAATCAATTCGCGGAACACGATGTTTAA
- a CDS encoding NAD(P)-dependent alcohol dehydrogenase has translation MTATALRLSGDFSIDALTFDDITLPEPAPHDVLVKIHAVSLNYRDLMLVQGRYDPHVQKPRIPCSDGAGEVVAVGSAVTAFRKGDRVVAPFFLDWLDGPVTAAAPASALGGAIDGTLTTHQLFPERALVAIPEKLSYTEAATFPCAAVTAWHALVNTANIGPQDTVLLLGTGGVSIFGLQIAKMRGARILITSSSDDKLGRALSLGADHAINYRRHLEWDKQVRDITGKVGATHVLEVGGAGTLPLSLRSAAVGAQVSVIGVLTGLEQPLNIGQILMKTLRVQGIYVGSRAMLVESLQAFADNDIHPIIDRTFEFEHAKEAFHSLEKANHFGKIVITFP, from the coding sequence ATGACTGCCACAGCACTCCGCCTGAGTGGAGACTTCTCCATCGATGCCTTGACCTTTGATGACATCACTTTGCCTGAACCTGCGCCGCATGACGTTCTGGTGAAGATACACGCGGTGTCGTTGAACTATCGCGACCTGATGCTGGTACAGGGCCGCTATGATCCGCATGTGCAAAAGCCGCGGATTCCCTGCTCTGACGGCGCTGGAGAAGTGGTTGCAGTTGGTTCTGCCGTCACTGCGTTTCGCAAGGGCGATCGCGTTGTAGCGCCATTCTTTCTCGACTGGCTTGACGGCCCCGTTACGGCTGCGGCACCGGCCTCCGCATTAGGCGGCGCGATCGACGGCACACTGACGACACATCAACTCTTTCCGGAACGCGCACTCGTCGCCATTCCCGAGAAGCTGAGTTACACAGAGGCTGCCACTTTTCCATGTGCCGCTGTCACGGCGTGGCATGCGCTGGTGAATACAGCGAACATCGGCCCGCAGGATACGGTGCTGCTGTTGGGTACGGGCGGCGTCAGTATCTTCGGTCTCCAAATCGCAAAGATGCGTGGAGCACGCATCCTCATTACCAGCAGTTCTGACGACAAGCTGGGGCGGGCACTCTCGCTCGGTGCGGATCATGCGATCAACTATCGCCGCCACCTCGAATGGGACAAGCAGGTACGCGATATCACGGGTAAGGTCGGCGCGACGCATGTTCTGGAGGTGGGAGGTGCAGGCACACTTCCGCTCTCGCTACGGTCTGCAGCCGTTGGCGCACAGGTCAGCGTCATTGGCGTACTTACGGGCCTGGAACAGCCGTTGAATATCGGACAGATTTTGATGAAGACATTGCGCGTTCAGGGCATTTATGTGGGGTCGCGGGCAATGTTGGTTGAATCGTTGCAGGCGTTTGCAGACAACGACATCCATCCCATCATTGATCGCACGTTTGAGTTTGAACATGCAAAAGAGGCATTCCACTCTCTCGAAAAGGCGAATCACTTCGGCAAGATTGTCATCACCTTTCCATAA
- a CDS encoding TetR/AcrR family transcriptional regulator, which yields MTKGEETRQRIVELAAPLFNQRGYAGCSIADIMEATGLEKGGIYRYFESKEDLAAEAFKFSLAVVRKLRTDDLDSISGSVEKLRHIMDRFVSEPSPLKGGCPLMNTAIDADDGNAALRDLVQQAFTDWRRRIAAIVRQGIRDGEISTSSDPAELADTIIASLEGALMLTRLDGNKRALKHVRHSMELLLAAFTT from the coding sequence ATGACAAAGGGTGAGGAAACACGCCAACGCATTGTGGAGCTGGCAGCCCCGCTGTTCAATCAGCGAGGCTATGCCGGGTGTTCCATTGCGGACATCATGGAAGCGACCGGGCTGGAAAAGGGAGGCATCTACCGATACTTCGAATCAAAAGAAGATCTTGCCGCGGAAGCCTTCAAATTTTCGCTTGCAGTAGTCCGAAAGCTGCGAACGGACGATCTCGACAGCATCTCAGGATCTGTGGAAAAGCTGCGGCACATCATGGATCGTTTCGTAAGTGAACCTTCTCCGCTGAAAGGCGGGTGTCCGCTGATGAACACCGCTATTGATGCAGACGACGGCAATGCGGCCCTGCGCGACCTGGTACAGCAGGCATTTACAGATTGGCGACGCCGCATCGCCGCCATTGTCAGGCAGGGGATTCGCGATGGTGAAATCAGCACGTCGTCTGATCCTGCGGAACTTGCGGATACAATCATCGCTTCATTGGAAGGCGCTCTTATGTTGACTCGTCTGGATGGCAACAAGCGAGCCCTGAAACATGTCCGACACTCCATGGAACTGCTGCTGGCTGCCTTTACAACCTGA
- a CDS encoding NAD(P)-dependent oxidoreductase, protein MKVVLYGATGKSGKVILKELVNRGHTVVAVARNPQNVDRLANVSVVQDDLTNVAKTAQILKGANADAVVSALGPPLDNTDALLPITANLVEAIKQNNGPRLLVVGGAGGLFVAPGVTLRDSGYLPESYLPIVDTHIKLYNSLKNSSGISWTYFAPAGFFEPGERTGKFRLDTDNLVADAQGNSRISFEDYAIALANELEVPKHLNQRFTIGY, encoded by the coding sequence ATGAAGGTTGTTCTTTACGGTGCTACTGGAAAATCCGGCAAGGTGATTTTGAAGGAGTTGGTGAATCGGGGTCATACGGTAGTTGCCGTGGCGCGCAATCCGCAGAACGTGGACAGGCTGGCAAACGTAAGCGTGGTGCAGGATGACCTGACCAACGTTGCCAAAACCGCACAGATTCTGAAGGGTGCAAATGCGGACGCGGTTGTTTCTGCGCTGGGTCCCCCGTTAGATAACACAGATGCTCTGCTGCCCATCACTGCAAACCTGGTGGAAGCGATCAAGCAGAACAATGGACCGCGTCTGCTCGTCGTTGGCGGCGCTGGCGGATTGTTCGTAGCTCCAGGCGTAACGCTGCGTGACAGCGGCTATCTGCCAGAGTCATATCTGCCCATCGTGGACACGCACATCAAGCTATACAACAGCCTGAAGAATTCCAGCGGCATCAGCTGGACATACTTCGCACCTGCGGGCTTCTTTGAACCCGGTGAGCGTACCGGCAAGTTCCGCCTGGACACGGACAATCTTGTCGCGGATGCGCAGGGCAACAGCCGCATTTCGTTTGAAGACTATGCCATAGCACTGGCGAATGAATTGGAAGTACCGAAGCACCTGAACCAACGCTTCACCATCGGTTACTAA
- a CDS encoding DUF427 domain-containing protein, producing MAKAIWNGQTVAESESFETVEGNIYFPEETVKREFLRPSSTSSSCPWKGQARYFTLLVDGQENPDAAWYYPDPKPAARQVKHHIAFWRGVEVSK from the coding sequence ATGGCAAAGGCAATCTGGAATGGCCAGACGGTGGCCGAAAGCGAGAGCTTCGAAACCGTAGAAGGCAACATTTACTTCCCTGAGGAGACGGTGAAGCGCGAGTTCCTCCGCCCCAGCTCCACCTCATCTTCCTGCCCGTGGAAAGGCCAGGCGCGTTACTTTACTCTGCTGGTCGACGGCCAGGAGAATCCCGACGCAGCCTGGTACTATCCCGATCCCAAGCCGGCAGCCCGCCAGGTAAAGCACCACATCGCCTTCTGGCGCGGCGTGGAAGTCTCCAAGTAG